GTTGGAGCCGCACGAGAACCCGTTCGGCGTCCGAGTACTCGACTGCCGGCCGATCGCCGAAACGTTCCTGAGCGCCTCGCAGGACGCGGCTTCGATCCGCTTCTTCGGCTCGCTCGAGGCACGCTCCGGTGAGCAATTCCGGGGGCAACGCCCCGAAGAGCCGGTCCGGGTTGCGTGCGGGTTAGCGTACCCGCGCGCAACACCCTTCCCCGAGGGGCCGGTGTTCCTGGCCGGGACGATGGAGGAGAAGTGGAACATCTACCACTTCGCTGGCGTCCTGTATTTTGCTCGGAGTTGGACCGGCCACCTGCAGTACACTGCCACACTCGCTCCGTCACCTTCGGAATTGCAGGTAGTGGAAGTCGAGGCGTGGCCCGGTAACGTGCCGGGTGACGACGCGATGGCGGTTCGGCAGGTGGACTTCCTGCTCCGCAGTCACGTACTCGGCCAAGTCGTACCACACCCGGCACCGCCGTTACCGAGCAAGAAGGGCATCGCACTGTGGTCATTCTCACAGTATGGTCGCCGCGGGCTGTATGCGGCCGTCGAGGGTGTGGTTGACGGAACGGCCGAACCAAGCGCGGCGCTTCCCCCGACCGTATAGTTTGTTCCCCGCTGCCTGCCGCGCACAAAGGGCACCCCAGCCGACTTCACGCGGAGCCTTGCGTGCGCATCGTTTGTGTTTCCGGCACACACGGCTACCACAGTCACACGGGACTCCCACCGGGCGACATTCTCGTTCAGCGGCACGGTTCCCTCGAAGACGTGAGGGACGACCACCCGACCGGAAACGCGCTCGCCCCGGGCGCGAGGCGCGTCGACCAAGCGATCGAATTTCCGCCCCAAACGCCGAAGGGCGCTCTAAGCTCGTCCGACTGTACTCTCAGGGCGGACCCATGACCGATAGTGTGCTGCGCAACACCACAGACCGAACCGACCGCGTCACCGCGTCGTTTATTCAGGAGCTGATGCGCCGGGCGATCCAGAACGCGATCACTCACGACGGTGACGCCTTGGCACTCGCGCAGCCCAGTACGAACCCCGCACGGGACACAGTACCCGTTACTGGCGGTTTGAACCGTAAACTGCTCGGCGCACACGCGGAAATGTGAGTTCGTTTATTGATAAACAGCGCGGCGCGGGTTCGCAGTGAGCGAACCCGCGCCGCGCGCGTTTTGGCTTCTTGACTTCTTCACTTCGCGCACCCCCGCCCGTAAGCTGTGGCTCAACTCTCCGCCACAGAACCGTACTCGCACGGGCCAATTTATGTCGTCCGAAGTCAAGTCGGAACCGGAGTTCCAACCGTTCGTGCCCGCAACCGAAGCGCCAAAAGAGTTCACGCTCGCAGCGGTCGCGGCCGGGGCCGGGTTGGGGCTGATATTTGCCGCGTCGTCGCTGTACCTCGTGCTCAAGGTGGGCATGACGGTGTCGGCCTCTATTCCCGTGGCGGTGCTGGCTATCACCGTGTTTCGGGCACTCTCCAAGGCGTTCGGCATTCGGCGGGCGACGATCCTCGAAAACAACATCGTCCAAACGGCCGGGAGCGCGGGGGAGAGCATCGCGTTCGGTGTCGGCGTGTCGATGCCGGCGCTGTTGTTACTCGGGTTCGGGTTGGACCTCGGCCGGGTGATGGTGGTATCGATCCTCGGCGGGCTGCTCGGCATCCTCGCGATGATCCCGCTCCGGCGCGCGTTCATCGTGAAGATGCACTTCCAGCCCGGGCGGAAGGACCAAAAAGAGACGCTGCTCTACCCCGAAGGGACCGCGTGCGCGCAGGTGCTCATCAGCGGTGAGAAGGGCGGGACGACGGGTAAGACGGTGTTCATCGGGTTCGGGCTGGCGTTCCTGCACAAGTTCCTGACCGAAGGCATGAACCTGTTCATCGCCACGGCCAAGTTGCCGATCTCGTTCATCAATAAGGCCGCGGTGTTCTCGACGGAGATGGCGTCCGAGCTACTCGGCGTCGGCTACATCATCGGGCTGCGCACGGCCGCGATGATGATGGGCGGGGCCGTCCTCGGGTACCTCGTCATCCTGCCGATCATCTACTTCATCGGCGAAAACAACCCGAACGTCATTGCACCGGGGGTGAAGCCGATCAAGAACATGAGTCTGTCGCAGATCCGCAACGCCTACCTGCTTTACATCGGGGCCGGGTGCGTCGCGTCGGCCGGCATCATCAGCATGTTGAAGACACTACCGCTGATCGTCCGGAGCTTCCGCTCCAGTATCGCCGGTGTGGGTGGTGGAGGGGACGGCGGTGACGTGAAGCGCACCGACCGCGACATGCCGATGTCGTGGGTACTCGGGGGAACCGTGGTGCTGATCGGGCTGCTGGCCGCGTTCTTGGCCGGCGAAGTCGGGATCGTGACCGGGTTGCTTGGTGCCCTCTTGGTGGTGCTGTTCGGGTTCCTGTTTGTCACGGTGTCCGCGCGGCTCACGGGCGAAATCGGCTCATCGTCCAACCCGATCTCCGGCATGACGACCGCGACCCTGATGATTACCTGTCTCATCTTCCTCGCACTGGGGATGACCACGTCGGTTGATCGCGTACTGGCGCTCTCGGTGGCCGCGGTGGTGTGCATCGCCTCCTCGAACGGCGGCACGGTCGCGCAATCGCTCAAAACCGGTTACCTCGTCGGCGGTACGCCGCGGTACATGCAGTACGCGATCATGGTCGGGGCGTTCGTTTCGGCCCTGGTGATCGGTGGAACGCTCATCTTCCTCCTGAACAAGCCCGGTACGGTCTACAGCGCCAAACCGGAGAACGTTCCCGCGCTTACGCTCACTCCAACGGAACTGGGCCGGTTGAAGCAGGCCGAAACGCACGAGGGGAAGACTTACAAAATCCTCGACGCCCGGAACGAAGAGTTGACTAAAGAGGACAAGGATGCCGGGTACGCGCCGCGCGAGGAGGTTCTGAAATACAAGGCCGGGCGCTACCTCGTTGATCCCGATACCGGGAAGGTGGCGCTCCTCAAGGACGACACCATCATGGGCCAACTCAAGGTGCGCGACGACGGTACGCCCGTCGAACGCAAGTTCGATGCGCCCAAGACGCAGGTGCTCGGCATCGTCATTAACGGCGTGCTGAAGCGCGACCTAAACTGGACGATGGTCGCCATCGGTGCCATGATCGCCATCATGCTCGAACTGTGCGGCGTCTCGGCACTCGCATTCGCGGTCGGGTTGTACGTTCCCATCCAGTTCTCGGTGCCGATCTTCATCGGCGGCATCGTCCGCTGGGGCGTCGATAAGAAGTACGCGGCCGAAGCCGCGGAGTCGATTCGGGCCGCCGGCAACGACCCGGAGAAGGTCGCGCAGGCCGAAATCGAGGCGATCCGAAAGGTCGAGACCAGCCCCGGCGTGCTGCTCGCGTCGGGGTACATTGCGGGCGGCTCCATCGCGGGCGTGCTGATCGCGTTCTTGGCGTTCAGTGACACGCTCCCGCGCGATCTCTCCGCGTTCCAGTACCGAACGGTCGTGGTCGGGTCGGAGCTACCTCTCAAAGACGCCGCCGCCGAGATCGCCGCGCGCGAACGGCCGAACGGTACCCCCGAGGAGAAAGAGAAACTGGCGGGCGAAATCGTCGGGCTGAATGAGGACGACGTGCCGCCGCAATGGGTGAAAGTGCCGAAGGGGATGAAGATCAACCTGCCCGGTGGGGGCGAATACGAGGCGGTGAACGACGTGACCTTGGGCGAGATCGCCAAGGAGAAACTCGGCCGCTCGTGGCGGGCCGGGCAGATCCTCGACTCGAACAAGAACGTTTTGGAGGCACCCAAGAAACTTCCTCCCCGGGCGGAACTATTTGTTCCTCAGCCGCAATGGGCGACGCTGATTCCGTTCGGGCTCCTGGTGCTATTGCTGCTCGCGGTCGGGACCGGGTATCTGTTGAAGGGTGAGCCGGAGGAGTCCGCCCCACCCGCACGGCCCACCGCATGAGAACGCGAATTCGCGGTCCGGTAGTGTAGTCCGCTCGCTCCGCGAGCGGTGTTCGGCTTCAAAATACCCGGTGAATGCCCCACTCAGGAAGCCAACCGCTCGCGGAGCGAGCGGACCACACTACCGTGAGGAGTCGGTCGGCGCATCGCACAACAAAAAAGTACGGGCCGCGAGTTGGTACTCGCGGCCCGTCGTGTTGTGAACTGTTTCAGGTTGGCAACTTAGCGCCAGCGGACCGCGAAGCACGAGTTGCCGAGCACGACCAGTTCGCGCTCCGAGTACCCCTGGCACTCGAGCACGTCGAGGAGTTCCTCCGCCTCGCTCAGCGCGCCGACGGTGGTGAGTTGCCAGTCGGTACGGGTGATCGATTCCGAGTGGCGGCCGGTGGCCAGCGTGTCGGCGGCCGGGTCCGAGAGGCCGACGACCGTGTTTTCGCCAGCGAGCACGGCTTCTTTGGACTTCGCGGTAAGAACGTACACGGCCGTGAGGCCGAACGAGATACCGGTGAGCGTTAGGAGGGTGAGCGTCATGTCCTTGCCCCGCAGTAGGTGCTGAACTCCGATGTAGCGGAACCGTAGAACAGGAAGTCCCCGAAATGCCCAAAAATGGGCCGAAAACTTGGGATCCTCGGGGCGTTCCGCGTCGGGCGAAAAATGTGAAGTTGGGCGCGAATCAACAGACGTGGGCGTCATTCTCAAATGTCACTCCGCACGCGAAAACGTCGGAGGGACGGGCATCCGGCCATGTGGCAATTGATCGGCGGGCGAAGCCGGCCTGATTCGCTTTCGTCCATTATATCACGGCCGCAATCAGACCGGGTAACGGACTCTTCAATTTGAAGGGTTGCGAAAACGGTGCCGAAAGTTCGCCCTGGCGCGATCCCGGAGTACAAGACGGCTCCGGGTATCGGTCGGACCGACCAAGTGTCCACTCAATACGGGTGCTCGACCTCGGAGCCGAACTGGTGGTTGAGCGAACATTCGGCCGGTGCCATGTTACGAACTCCGGGCAGCTACTGAAAAACAAATCAAGGCGCCCCAGATACTTGCGCGTCGCGCACGATCAGGTCATTCACCCGCTTCGCGAACGCCACCGGATCGGTCACTTTGGACCCCTCCGCGATCACCGCCTGTTCGTAGAGCAGGCGCGCGTACCCGTCCAGGCGCGGGTCGGCGGCGTCTTTCTCGTGTAACGCGCGGAGCGCTTCCAGGGTGGGGTGTTTGGGATTCAGTTCCAAAACGCGCTTCGGCGTTCCCGAATCGCGCCCCATGCGCTCCATCAGGCGCTCCATGTGAGCGGACACGCCGTGGGCCTCGGCCACGAGGCACGCCGCACTTTCCGTGAGTCGGTTGGTGAGCCGGACGTCGGCCACATCCGGCACCTTTTCCTTGAGCACTGTCAACAGCGCCGCGAACCGCTCCTTGTCGCCGGCCGGGACTTCGCCCACACCGGCGGCCTCTCCGCGGTCGGCGGCAACGAGCTTCTTGCCCTTGTATTCACCCAATTGCGGAATCGCGAACTCGTCGATCGGGTCCGTGAGCAGTAGCACGTCCTGCCCCTTCGCGCGGAACGCTTCGAGGTACGGCGAGTGGCGCAGCTGTTCGGCCGATTCGCCAATCAAATACGCAATTTCTGTCTGGTCCGTGGGCATCTTCTCGGCGTACTCGGCGAACGTGGTGAACTTGCCCGCCTCGGTGTTCGCGCTCTCGAACAGGAGCAGGTCCGCGATCTTCTCGCGGTTGCTCCAGTCGCGCGTGAGCCCTTCTTTCAGGACGGTGCCGAAGCTCTTGTAGAAATCGAGGTACTTGTCCGGCTCAATGTTCTTCGTGCCGGCCAGTGATTCGAGGACGTTCTTCACCACACTCTTCTGGATCACGTCGAGCAGCGGGTTCTGTTGGAGCAGCTCGCGCGAAACGTTGAGCGGCAGGTCGGCGGAATCGACCACGCCCTTCACGAACCGCAGGTAGACCGGGAGCACCTGTTCGCACCGGTCCATGATGAGCACGCGCTGCACGTACAACCGCAGGCCCGCGACCGGCTCCTCGTAGTCGAAGCCGAACGGCTTGCGCGCCGGAACGAAGCACAGCACTTTGAACTCGGTTTTGCCCTCGGCCGCGTAGTGAATCACGTCCGCCGGGGCTTCGGTGTCGTGTGCGAGCGACTTGTAAAACTCCTCGTACTCTTCGGGCTTCACCTCACTTTTACCGCGTAGCCAAATTGCTTTGCGCGAGTTGAGCGTCTCCTCGGTCGTCTCCTTCTTCCCCTCCTCGACCTCCTTCTCCACGTCCATCACGACGGGGTGTTCGAGGAAGTCGGAGAACTTCCGCACGAGCTGGCGGAGCCGCCAGGTATCGAGGTAGTCCTGGGTGTCGTCCTTGAGGTGCAGGACCACGTCGGTGCCGCGGGTGGGCTTTTCGCACGCTTCGAGCGTGTAGCTCCCCTGGCCGTCGGACTCCCACCGCGTGCCGTCTGCCGGGGAACCGGCCGCGCGCGTCACAACGGTCACCTTGTCGGCGACCATGAACGCGGAGTAGAAGCCGACCCCGAACTGACCGATGAGCCCCGGCGTTTCGCCGGTCTTGCCCGCGCGCTTCGCGGCTTCGAGGAACGCTTTCGTCCCCGACTGCGCAACGGTACCCAGGTTGTCGATCACGTCCTGGCGCGACATCCCGATGCCGTTATCGGAGAGGGTGAGCGTCTTGGCGGTCGCGTCCGGGGTGAGCTTGATCTTCCAGTCCGTGTTGCCCTCCAGTTTGTCCGCGTTGGCGAGCGCATCGAACCGCACCTTGTTGATCGCGTCGGAGGCGTTCGAGATGAGTTCGCGCAGGAAGATCTCGCGGTCCGAGTACAGCGAGTGCGTGATGAGGTGCAGGAGCTGCTTGAGTTCGGCTTTGAATTCGAGCGTTTCAGCGGACATATCGGAACCTCCAAAAGGCGAACGGCCGGTGCGAGCCGGCCGGTAAACGTTCCTGTTGTTGTACGCCGACCGGCTCGCACCGGCCGTTCATGGATTCCGTGCGGCACCGGTTCACACCCAAATGGCCGGTGATCCCGCCGCCGATGGTGCTCGCGGTTCACGGATTCTGTGCAGCACCGGCTGGCTCGCACCGGCCGTTCACCTGTTCGGGGGCGTGTGCCGGTCGCAAGCGATGCGGGTCGCGCACTTTCATACGGCTCGCGGACTTGCGTCTTTTTACCCATTCTTTTGGGCTCAAGTGTCAACCCGGCTACCGCAATCTGCCGAAACCAGTTGTGACGGATGCGCCGCGGGTCGCGCCGGGCGCGCCTTTTCCATAGGAGTCAAGGATGACGACTTCGCAGGTGACGGTGAAGACACTCGCCGCACTCACGTTGTTGGTCGGGTTCGGCACCACCGGCCGCGCGGACCCGGCGCCGGTGACGGTCGATTGGGCGCTCAAGCAGACCCCGCGGCAACCGGGCGTGAACGTGACCACGCCGCCCGCCGCTCAAGCGGCCCAGTGCCGGGTGGCGCCGATCCCCAGCGACAAGGGGGCCGGCAAGTCGATGGGCTCGATCGTGAACGGGCCGGACGGCAAACCGGTGCGCCAGTTCCTCAGCTACGACGACAAGACCTTCAACATCGTCGTCTACTTCGTGGACGGGGCCGAGGCCTATCGCGAAGTCTACCCGCCGGACCCGAAGGAGCCATTCCAGTTCCGCTGGCTCGGGCCGAACGGAACCAAGTGGGGCCTGGACCGCAACCGCGACGGGGTGATCGATGATTGGGTGGTGATCTCGCCCGAAGAAGCGAGTCAGGAACTCGCGCAGGCGGTCATCACCCGCGACCCGAAGCGGATCGAAGCACTGTTGGTAACGAAGGCGAATCTGACCACATTCGGGCTCCCGGCCGCGGACGCGGACAAGATCGTGGCCCGGACCGCCGGCGCCGCCAAGCGCGTGAGCGACACGGCCGCCGCGCTGAAACTGACCGATAAGGCGAAGTGGGTCCACGTCGAGTACGGCATCCCGAGCACGCGCCCGTCCGATTCGTTCGGCGGGCGCGAGGACTACACCGCGTACAAGAACGGCACCGTCCTGGTCGAAGACGGCGGGAAGGGGCAGGCGCTCCAGACCGGCGAACTGGTCCAGATCGGGAAAGCGTGGAAGCTCGTGGACGGCCCCTCGGCGGGCGCTGCACCGCAGGGCGGGAGCACGCCCGACGGTGCGGTCGTGCCGCCCGAAATCAAAGAGCTCGTCGAGAAGCTCAACGAACACGATCAGAAGTCGCCGAACCCGCCGACCGCTGCGGCGCTGCACGAGTTCAACGCGAAGCGCGTCGACCTCCTCGAGCAGATCAACGCACGGCTGCCCGAGGACAAGAAGGAAACGTGGGTCAAGATGCTGCTCGACAGCCTCGCAGCGGCGGCCGAGACCGACAAACCGGGGAACAAGCACCTCGCGCGCCTGGAGCAGTTCAAGAAGGCCTATTCGCCGGCGGGCGCGAACCCCGCGATCGCGCCTTACGCCGCGTACCGCCTCCTCTACGCCGAGAACAGCGTGGCAATGGCGACCATGAAGCCGGACGGGAGCGACCTCGGCCCGATCCAGGACAAGTGGCGCGCCTCGCTCGAAGAGTTCGTGAAAGCGTTCCCGCAGAGCGCGGACGCGCCCGAGGCGTACTGGCGCCTGGCGATGGCTTACGAGCACTCCGGCGCGAAGGACGCCGAGACGAAGGCCCGGGGCACCTACGAGACGCTCGCGAAGGACTACGCGAGCACCCCGCAGGGCGCGAAGGGGACCGGCGCGCTGAAGCGCCTCGATAGCGAGGGCAAGCCGCTCGAACTCACGGGCCAGGTGCTCGGGACGAACCAGACGTTCAACGCCGCCCAGCCCGGGAAGGTCGTGGTGGTTTACTACTGGGCGAGCTGGAGCCAGTCGCTCACCGACGACGCCAAGAAGCTCCAGGTGCTCGTGAAGGATTACGAGAAGAAGGGTTTGGCGGTGGTCACGGTCTGCTTGGACCAGGACGCGAAGCAGGCGGAGGAGGCGGCCAAGACCGCGGGCCTGCCCGGTACGCACCTCTTTGCGGAGGGTGGGCTGGACCGCAGCCCGCTGGCCGCGACCTACGGCATCCTGGCCCCGCCGTACATCTTCGTCGCGGGCAAGGACGGCAAGGTGGTCAAGCGCAACGGGTACATCAGCACGCTGGAAGAAGACCTCAAGAAGCTGATGCCGTAAGCAGTAACTTCTGACTGACCGGGGCGAGTAGGTTGGCGGACTTCAGCCTTTAGCGCTGGAGGGGCCGCCCCACTCGCCCCGGTCGTTTGTTGCGCTGTATTCTGTCGGCATGACACCCTTCACGACGGAACTGGCTCTGGCCCGACACTCCCAAGAGGCGTGGGCCAAACGCAGCGTGCGAGACCGATTGCGACACGTCCGCAACCTGCGAGCACTGCTCGTCGAGCGCCTGGACGAAATCCGCACTGCGATTCACGCCGATGTGGGCCGATCGGCCATCGAGATCGTCGGGAGCGAGATCCTCCCCTGTACCTCCGCGCTGAAGTTTCTGGAGAAGCGCGCGGCCCGGATTCTCGCACCGCGGCGCGTATCGGGATGGGATCGACCGGCGTGGTTGATGGGCAACCGCGACGCGGTGCATTACCGACCGTGGGGCGTGGTCGGCATCATCGGTACGTGGAACTACCCGGTCCACCTGAACGTCGGGCAGATCGCGCCGGCGCTCGTCGCGGGCAACGCGGTGTTGTGGAAACCGAGCGAGAACACGCCTCGGACGGCGAACGTGATTCACCAACTCTTCTGCGACGCGGGCTTCCCGTCGGACTTGCTGCAAACGCTACCCGCCACGCGCGAGGCGGGGCCGCAACTGGCCGAGGCCGACGTCGATCACATCGTCTTCACCGGTTCCGATGTGGTCGGGCGGAAGCTCGCGGCCCGGCTCGGCGAGCGGCTCGTCCCCTCCACGCTCGAACTTTCGGGCTGCGACGCGATGTTCGTGTTCGCGGACGCCGACATCGAACTGGCCGCGCGGGGCGCGTGGTTCGGCCTGACGCTCAACCGCGGACAGACGTGCGTTGCCGTGCGCCGGATCTTCGTCCAGCGCGCGAAGTACGAGTCGTTCGTATCAGCGCTCAAGCCGATGATCGATCGCGCGTCGCCGATGGGACTGGTGACGGAGCCGCAACACGCGCAGGCGGAGCGTCTGATTCAGGATGCGGTGAAGCGCGGGGCGAGGGCCGAATCTCCTCCCCCGTCCCCCCTCCCTGAAGGGAAGGGGGCAGAACAAACACAACCTACCCCCCCGTCCCCCCTCCCTGAAGGGAAGGGGGAGAAAGCACCGGCGCCCGCGAGTATCATGGCGCCAATATCAGAGGTTTCGCGCGTCGGCTCCCCCTTCCCTTCAGGGAGAGGGGACGGGGGGGTAGGTTCTTCACTTCCCCCCACGCTCCTCCTCAACACCCCCGCCGACGCTGCGATTTGTCGCGAAGCGTGCTTCGCACCGGTCGCGGCCGTGATTCCGTTCGACACGCCCGAAGAGGCGCTCATGCTGGCGAACCAATCGCCATTCGGTCTGTCCGCGTCCATCTTCTCGGCGGATGTTGTTGCAGCGCAAGAGTTCGCAGCGCGCGTGCCATCGGGGAGTGTCGTAATTAACGATGTGCTCGCACCGACGGCGCACCCGGGCACACCATTCGGTGGGCGCGGGGCGAGCGGATGGGGCGTCACGCAAGGCCCGGAAGGGTTACTCGCGATGACCGTCTCGCAAGTGGTGACGGTGCATAAGGGCACGTTCCGCCCGCACTTCGACGACGCGGTGAACCCCGACCCTGCGACCATCGACATCCTTCACGGGCTCATCCGGCTGACGCACGCACGCGGGCTCCGGGCGCGGCTCGGTGGCTTCTGGCAAATGGTGAAAGGCGTGCGGAAGAAACGAAAATGAAACGAGGGAGCAATTGTCCCCTCGTTTCGTTAATGGGTTGCACTGTCCATTTACGCGAGGATCTTCTCGATCACCTTGCCCTCGCGGAAAAGCTGGACGGGGCGCCCGGTCGGGGTCTGGATCTCCGTGTTCGGCGCGATGCCGAGGTTGTGGAAGATCGTCCCCGCAACGTCGTCTGGCGTGACCGGTTCCGTTGCGGGGGCCATGCCGCTCGCGTCGGTGCTGCCGTGAACGTATCCGCGTTTGAAGCCGCCGCCGGCCAGCACGCACGCCATCGACCGCGCCCAGTGGTCGCGCCCGCTGTTCTTGTTGACCTTCGGCGTGCGCCCGAACTCGCCCGCGCACATCACGATCGTACTGTCCAGCAGTCCGCGGTCGTCCAGGTCTTTGATGAGCGCCGCGAGCACCATATCAGTCGTCGGGGCGAGCCGCGTCTTGTGGGCGTTGAACGTCTGGCTGTGGGTGTCCCAGCCACCGAAGCTCACGGTGGAGAACCGGACCCCGGCTTCCACGAGGCGCCGGGCCGCGAGTGCCCCCTGGCCGAACGGCGTGGTGCCGTACATCTCGCGCGTCGCCGGCTTCTCCGCGCTCAGGTCCAGTGCCTTGCGCGTCTTGTCGCTCTTGAGGATTTCGAGCGCCTGTTGGTGGAAGGTATCGAGGCCGTCCACGAGGTCGTTCGACTGATCGAGGCCGGCCAACCCCGTGTCGAGTTTGCGGAGCAGCGAGTCGCGCTTTTCCAGGTCTTCGAGTGTGAAGGTGCCCTTGAGGGTCAATCCGCGAACGCTGAATCCCCCGGCATTCTTCCCGCCTCCGCCGTTGCCCTCAATGATGAACGGGTTGTAACCCGTGCCGAGGTACCCGGCTTGTCCGGCCGACCCGTTGCGGATGTCGCCGAAGGTAACGTAGGGCGGCACGCCGACTTCCGTCTTCATGAGTTTCGACGCGACCGAGCCGAGCGCCGGGTACTGGAGCGCCGCGGTCGGCTTGTTCCCGGTGGTCATGAACACGGCGGCCGGGCCGTGGCTCGGGATCGTGTGGTACAGCGAGCGGACGATGGTGAGTTTGTCGCTCACTTGCGCCATCTTCGGGAAGGTCTCGGCGACCTGCACCCCCGTCACATTCGTATCGACCGACTTGAACTCACCGCGGATGCCCTCGGGGGCGTCCGGCTTGTTGTCCCACATGTCGATGGTGGCCGGACCGCCCGCGAGCCACAGCAGGATGACGCTCTTGGCTTTCGGCTGACCGCTCCCGCGCTCCTTGCTGTTCGCGGCTTTCGCCTTCGCTTCGGAAGCGAGAAGGCCCGGCAGCGTGAGACCGAGGATACCCGCCGACCCGATGGTCAGCACGTCCCGGCGGTGGAAGCCTTCGCAGTCGGTTCGGCGCGTCGCGGACATGGCAGCGGTCTCCGAAAGGGTAGGGGATAAGGGTGGGTGGTTTGGGGCGTCGCTCGCCCGGAGAACCCGGGCGCACGACATCGGCATCAGTGATTCAGAATGAACTCGCGC
The Gemmata palustris DNA segment above includes these coding regions:
- a CDS encoding OPT family oligopeptide transporter, which encodes MSSEVKSEPEFQPFVPATEAPKEFTLAAVAAGAGLGLIFAASSLYLVLKVGMTVSASIPVAVLAITVFRALSKAFGIRRATILENNIVQTAGSAGESIAFGVGVSMPALLLLGFGLDLGRVMVVSILGGLLGILAMIPLRRAFIVKMHFQPGRKDQKETLLYPEGTACAQVLISGEKGGTTGKTVFIGFGLAFLHKFLTEGMNLFIATAKLPISFINKAAVFSTEMASELLGVGYIIGLRTAAMMMGGAVLGYLVILPIIYFIGENNPNVIAPGVKPIKNMSLSQIRNAYLLYIGAGCVASAGIISMLKTLPLIVRSFRSSIAGVGGGGDGGDVKRTDRDMPMSWVLGGTVVLIGLLAAFLAGEVGIVTGLLGALLVVLFGFLFVTVSARLTGEIGSSSNPISGMTTATLMITCLIFLALGMTTSVDRVLALSVAAVVCIASSNGGTVAQSLKTGYLVGGTPRYMQYAIMVGAFVSALVIGGTLIFLLNKPGTVYSAKPENVPALTLTPTELGRLKQAETHEGKTYKILDARNEELTKEDKDAGYAPREEVLKYKAGRYLVDPDTGKVALLKDDTIMGQLKVRDDGTPVERKFDAPKTQVLGIVINGVLKRDLNWTMVAIGAMIAIMLELCGVSALAFAVGLYVPIQFSVPIFIGGIVRWGVDKKYAAEAAESIRAAGNDPEKVAQAEIEAIRKVETSPGVLLASGYIAGGSIAGVLIAFLAFSDTLPRDLSAFQYRTVVVGSELPLKDAAAEIAARERPNGTPEEKEKLAGEIVGLNEDDVPPQWVKVPKGMKINLPGGGEYEAVNDVTLGEIAKEKLGRSWRAGQILDSNKNVLEAPKKLPPRAELFVPQPQWATLIPFGLLVLLLLAVGTGYLLKGEPEESAPPARPTA
- the htpG gene encoding molecular chaperone HtpG is translated as MSAETLEFKAELKQLLHLITHSLYSDREIFLRELISNASDAINKVRFDALANADKLEGNTDWKIKLTPDATAKTLTLSDNGIGMSRQDVIDNLGTVAQSGTKAFLEAAKRAGKTGETPGLIGQFGVGFYSAFMVADKVTVVTRAAGSPADGTRWESDGQGSYTLEACEKPTRGTDVVLHLKDDTQDYLDTWRLRQLVRKFSDFLEHPVVMDVEKEVEEGKKETTEETLNSRKAIWLRGKSEVKPEEYEEFYKSLAHDTEAPADVIHYAAEGKTEFKVLCFVPARKPFGFDYEEPVAGLRLYVQRVLIMDRCEQVLPVYLRFVKGVVDSADLPLNVSRELLQQNPLLDVIQKSVVKNVLESLAGTKNIEPDKYLDFYKSFGTVLKEGLTRDWSNREKIADLLLFESANTEAGKFTTFAEYAEKMPTDQTEIAYLIGESAEQLRHSPYLEAFRAKGQDVLLLTDPIDEFAIPQLGEYKGKKLVAADRGEAAGVGEVPAGDKERFAALLTVLKEKVPDVADVRLTNRLTESAACLVAEAHGVSAHMERLMERMGRDSGTPKRVLELNPKHPTLEALRALHEKDAADPRLDGYARLLYEQAVIAEGSKVTDPVAFAKRVNDLIVRDAQVSGAP
- a CDS encoding thioredoxin-like domain-containing protein; this translates as MTTSQVTVKTLAALTLLVGFGTTGRADPAPVTVDWALKQTPRQPGVNVTTPPAAQAAQCRVAPIPSDKGAGKSMGSIVNGPDGKPVRQFLSYDDKTFNIVVYFVDGAEAYREVYPPDPKEPFQFRWLGPNGTKWGLDRNRDGVIDDWVVISPEEASQELAQAVITRDPKRIEALLVTKANLTTFGLPAADADKIVARTAGAAKRVSDTAAALKLTDKAKWVHVEYGIPSTRPSDSFGGREDYTAYKNGTVLVEDGGKGQALQTGELVQIGKAWKLVDGPSAGAAPQGGSTPDGAVVPPEIKELVEKLNEHDQKSPNPPTAAALHEFNAKRVDLLEQINARLPEDKKETWVKMLLDSLAAAAETDKPGNKHLARLEQFKKAYSPAGANPAIAPYAAYRLLYAENSVAMATMKPDGSDLGPIQDKWRASLEEFVKAFPQSADAPEAYWRLAMAYEHSGAKDAETKARGTYETLAKDYASTPQGAKGTGALKRLDSEGKPLELTGQVLGTNQTFNAAQPGKVVVVYYWASWSQSLTDDAKKLQVLVKDYEKKGLAVVTVCLDQDAKQAEEAAKTAGLPGTHLFAEGGLDRSPLAATYGILAPPYIFVAGKDGKVVKRNGYISTLEEDLKKLMP
- a CDS encoding aldehyde dehydrogenase family protein produces the protein MTPFTTELALARHSQEAWAKRSVRDRLRHVRNLRALLVERLDEIRTAIHADVGRSAIEIVGSEILPCTSALKFLEKRAARILAPRRVSGWDRPAWLMGNRDAVHYRPWGVVGIIGTWNYPVHLNVGQIAPALVAGNAVLWKPSENTPRTANVIHQLFCDAGFPSDLLQTLPATREAGPQLAEADVDHIVFTGSDVVGRKLAARLGERLVPSTLELSGCDAMFVFADADIELAARGAWFGLTLNRGQTCVAVRRIFVQRAKYESFVSALKPMIDRASPMGLVTEPQHAQAERLIQDAVKRGARAESPPPSPLPEGKGAEQTQPTPPSPLPEGKGEKAPAPASIMAPISEVSRVGSPFPSGRGDGGVGSSLPPTLLLNTPADAAICREACFAPVAAVIPFDTPEEALMLANQSPFGLSASIFSADVVAAQEFAARVPSGSVVINDVLAPTAHPGTPFGGRGASGWGVTQGPEGLLAMTVSQVVTVHKGTFRPHFDDAVNPDPATIDILHGLIRLTHARGLRARLGGFWQMVKGVRKKRK
- a CDS encoding DUF1501 domain-containing protein, which encodes MSATRRTDCEGFHRRDVLTIGSAGILGLTLPGLLASEAKAKAANSKERGSGQPKAKSVILLWLAGGPATIDMWDNKPDAPEGIRGEFKSVDTNVTGVQVAETFPKMAQVSDKLTIVRSLYHTIPSHGPAAVFMTTGNKPTAALQYPALGSVASKLMKTEVGVPPYVTFGDIRNGSAGQAGYLGTGYNPFIIEGNGGGGKNAGGFSVRGLTLKGTFTLEDLEKRDSLLRKLDTGLAGLDQSNDLVDGLDTFHQQALEILKSDKTRKALDLSAEKPATREMYGTTPFGQGALAARRLVEAGVRFSTVSFGGWDTHSQTFNAHKTRLAPTTDMVLAALIKDLDDRGLLDSTIVMCAGEFGRTPKVNKNSGRDHWARSMACVLAGGGFKRGYVHGSTDASGMAPATEPVTPDDVAGTIFHNLGIAPNTEIQTPTGRPVQLFREGKVIEKILA